Within the Tursiops truncatus isolate mTurTru1 chromosome 19, mTurTru1.mat.Y, whole genome shotgun sequence genome, the region ACTGACCATGATGCCCACAGAGGAGGAGCGGCAGAAGATCGAGGAGGCCCAGCTGGCCAATCCTGACATACCCCTGGGCCCAGCCGAGAACTTCCTGATGACTCTCGCTTCCATCAGGGGCCTGGCTGCCCGCCTACAACTCTGGGCCTTCAAGCTGGATTATGACAGCATGGAGCGGGTACCTGGGTCATGGGATGGGACAGGCAGTGGGGACAGGTGAGCATGATGACCACGTAGTCTGAGTCCCTGGTCTCCCACACCAGGAAATTGCAGAGCCACTGTTTGACCTGAAAGTGGGCATGCAACAGCTGGTGCAAAATGCCACCTTCCACTGCATCCTGGCCACCCTGCTGGCTGTGGGCAACTTCCTCAACGGCTCCCAGGTGAGCTGAGAGCACATGAGGTCGGGGCCCGGGGCTCTGGAGCCAGCCAGCCTCAGGCTCAGGCTCAGGCTCAGACGGGGTCCTTTCAGAGCAGCGGCTTTGAGCTGAGCTACCTGGAGAAGGTGTCAGAGGTGAAAGACACGGTGCGCCGACAGTCACTGCTGCATCATCTCTGCTCCCTGGTGCTCCAGACCCGGCCTGATTCCTCCGACCTCTACTCAGAAATTCCTGCCCTGATCCGCTGTGCCAAGGTCAGCACCTGCTGGGCCAGGGCTTGCTTAGGCTACAGGCATGCGCATGGGCTGTGTCCTCTGGCAGAAACTCTTTCTTCTATTGGCATGGCTACACCTACTCTGTCTTTAGGTCTGTTTAGCTGCCACTTATCCCAAGAAACCTTCTCCGTTCTCCACTGCATCAAATGGACTTGTCTGTCTCTTGCATCAGACTGTGAGCTTTTGGAGGGCAGGGGCCGGATCTCGGCTGTGTCCTCAGGGCCCAGGCTAGTCAGCCCAGCACAAAGGCAGCTCAGGTGGTGTCTTTCTGTGGGGGGACAGCATGTGTACTCCCTGCTTCTCCAGGTGGACTTCGAGCAGCTGACTGAGAACCTGGGGCAGCTGGAGCGCCGGAGCCGGGCAGCCGAAGAGAGCCTACGGAGCTTGTCCAAGCACGAGCTGGCTCCAGCCCTGCGTGCCCGCCTCACCCACTTCCTGGCCCACTGTACCCGCCGTGTTGCCATGCTGAGGGTCGTGCACCGCCGTGTCTGCAACAGGTGGGGGCGTGGGCCAGAGAGAGGTAGGACTGCTACCACCATCCCTCAAACCCCAAGCAGGACTCaccactcctccccaccccaacctggCTAGGTTCCACGCCTTCCTGCTGTACCTGGGGTACACAGCGGAGACAGCCCGTGAGGCGCGCGTCATGCAGTTCTGCCACACGCTGCGGGAGTTCGCACTGGAGTATCGGACTTGCCGGGACCGggtgctgcagcagcagcagaagcggGCCACGTACCGTGAGCGCAACAAGACCCGGGGACGCATGATCACCGAGGTGGGTGTCCCTTCTGGGTCTTGACTGCCACCCccatggttttctttctctactcccaacccacccctttcctctctccagaCAGAGAAGTTCTCAGGTGTGGCGGCTGGGGAAACCCCCAGCAACCCATCTATCCCAGTGGCTGTGAGCAGTGGGCCAGGAGAGGGTGATGCCGACAGTCATGCCAGCATGAAGAGTCTGCTGGCCAGCAAGCCCGAGGACACCACACATGGCCGCCGCAGCAGAGGTGGGACCTACGGCCGCTGGGGGCAGTGGGCTCTGGGGCTGCTTTGGCCTCACCTCCCTATCTGGCTCCCTCAGGCATGGTCCAGAGCAGCTCCCCAGTCATGCCCACAGCAGTGGGGCCCTGCACTGTACCCCCAGAAGAACCTCCAGGCTCCAGTTTACCCAGTGACACTTCAGATGAGATCATGGACCTGCTGGTGCAGTCAGTGACCAAGAGCAGTCCTCGTGCCTCAGCTGCTCGGGAACGCAAACGTTCCCGTGGCAACCGCAAGTCTTGTGAGTATTCCCCACACACCCACTGCCCACCTTAACTCCATCAACCCCCTCCAACCCTGCTCTGTCCTTGCAGTGAGACGGACGTTGAAGAGCGGGCTCGGAGAGGACCTGGTACAGGCGCTAGGACTGAGCAAGGGTCCTGGCCTGGAAGTGTGAAGGTGCTGCCTCCATGATACCTATCTATCTGGGCCCCAGCCTGCAGTGCAGGAGACTATGGTGAGGAGGGACCAGAGCACAATTCTGGGCCTCTTCTCTACTCGAGGGCCAGTGGGTGCATTCTCAGAAGAGAGAATGGTCCGTGGCCAGTGCCGTGAGCAGTATTagctgtgtgtgcctgtgtgagtgtgcgtgtgcaTGTATGAGCTCCCTGGACACGTGGAGCATAATAAAGTTTTCCTAGCCAATCCAAgagccttttccttctttcaaagtACCCACCACACTGTGCCTGTAGCAGAAGGAAAATACCAAAGGACTGGCTGTTCCTGCCTTATCTCTATCACCCACACAACCATTATCCACATTGTAAGCCATTTATTCACCAATCCTATACCTTAGACTGCCTTTGGCCCTTGGACTAGGCCCTCATTGCTCCTGGCATGGGGGCCATGTAGCCTGATAGAGCCACCCGGGGCCCAGAAACCTGTAGCCACAACGTCAGTGGCTATAACCGCTTCATCTGCCGCCGCTCCTGTCGGCGCTGCCGTTTCTCGTTGTGCTCTGGTGCTGGGGCGCCACTGTCTGCTGTAAACCAAGGGCCCAGTACATTGACCCACAGGAGGTAAAGGGCTCTCCCCGGCGCCTAGGAGAGAAAAGGGAGCTTGAAGCCAGGTgcaggaaatgaaagaagagaaggggtAGATGCCCCAGCTCCTCGTTGGGAGGCCCACGACCCACGTACCAGAAGCCAGAAGGACCAGATGTAGAGGGAGAAGCAGCTGAGCACCTGCACAATAGCTGTCAGTAGGATCACATCTTTAAGGTGCCTGTGGATAGAAGGGAGGCTGCAAGGGCCAAAAATAGTGgacggggaattccctggcggtccagtggttaggcctccatgctttcactgctgagagcccaggttcgatccctggtccgggaactaagatcccacaagccgcacagaacagccaaaaaaaaaaaaatttttttcaattaaaaaaacaggggcttccctggtggtgcagtggttgagagtccgcctgccgatgcaggggacgcgggttcgtgccccggtccgggaagatcccacatgccgcggagcggctgggcccgtgagccatggccgctgagcctgcgcatctggagcctgtgctccgcaacgggagaggccacaacagtgagagacccgcgtaccgcaaaaaaataaaataaaaacaaaaataatagatgGGCCCTAGTTCAACTCCCTTCCACCCTTCCACAGGTAGCTGTGGGTCTTGGGCCCCAGCACCCCAGCCCTGGCGCCGCTCACCTGGGCTGACAGCGGGGGACACTCACTCTGCCATGCCCTGCTCCATGTTGAGATCCATTCCACCATCCATCAGGGCCCCATCCTCAGAGAAGGCTGCCCTTGCCATCGAGCTCATAGAGTGGTAGCTGGCTCCGTATACTGCCAGACTAAAGCCCAGGGCCATCTGCCGAACAAGAATGGGGGTATCAAAGGCCAGCCACTGACCCTATGTGCTTACCCACTTCCCAGGATGCAGGACACTTACCCAGGCCCAAAATGAAGCAGATGAGTAGAAGAAGACCAGGGTGACAAGACAGTAAATGGCCTGTAAGCAGACACAGGATCAGGCTGTGATCAAAAGcttactagggacttccctggtggcgcagtggttaggaatccgcctgccaatgcaggggacactggttcgatccctggtccgggaggatcccacatgctgcggagcaactaggcccatacaccacaactactgaagcccacgtgcctagagcccgtgctccacaagaggagccaccgcaacgagaagcccgcgcacagcaacgaagagtagcccccgctcgccgcaactagagaaagcccatgcacagcaacaaggacccaatgcagccataaataaataaataaataataaaaattttaatttttaatgaaaaagaaatctaaaaagctTACTAAACCATGGACCTCCCTCGACTCTGACCAAGATATTAGGCCAGGTGATGAAAGAAGACAAGTCGTTTCTTATACGGTTGGGGGAAGAGGTCTGCTTCCTGAATACCCAGACTCCCCTCCGACATTTCAGCCCAGGAAAGAAGCCCCTGTGTATTTAGGATGGGAAGGGCTCTCCAGTCAATCTGAGACTCACACCCTCATttcgtttttggttttttgttttgactattcagCACTTTCTCTGTGCCACGATcctttctcatttacttttaGTTGGAGTTTTCTTTTGGAGCTTTAGCTGTCATACACTGCCACCACTCCACCCCACCAAACAGAGCTGAGGGCTATGGAACATTGGGTGGGCACAGAAGCAAGGAGGGAGGCACTTACATTGGCCCCCAGTATGATTCGCAGGTAGAACTTCAAGGTCTCTTTGTTCTCCTCAAATATCTGCTTCTTCCCTCTCGTGCCCACTTTGCCCTTGGGCTGCAGAGAGATGACGAGATGCTGTCAGAACTCTCATCAGCCAGGGTCTTCCTTATCCTCCCCACCATTCCGGTTAGCTACAGAGTTTCATCTGCACCTCAGTCGAGTCTCCGCGGTGCTCAAAGCTAGCACAATTCTTGGGATGTCCACCCCTCCTCCAAACCATCCTGCTTAGGGCTGACAGCATCTTTCCAGCACACCCAGCAATGACCGCCTCCTGCTCGGGCTGGGAACAATCCAGCACTAGGCTGGTATCTCCTGAATCCTCTGATAAGGCCCAGTTTTGGGCTGACAAACCCTTCAGAGGGGATCCCTGAGGGGGCTTGAATGGCGACCCTCTCCGGCCTCTGCTAGAGTAAACCAGATCTGGGCTAACGCCTACCCCGCCTCAAGCCCCTCAGATCTCCAGCTAGTCCTGACACTGTCTGGTACCGACGCCCACCCCTCTCCGGCACCAGCTCTGGTACGTTCCTGCGCCTCTCCACTCCCCCGCTTAATCTAGTACGGTCCAGCCACCGGATGGCACCTCCCTCTGGCCGACCCACTGCCCTTGATGTCCTTCCTCTGTTTTCAGTCTCCCGGCCCCCCGAGAGTGCTTTGCCTTGCGGACCCCGCCCTACTCGCCCTCCTTACCGCCATGGTGCGACGCAAATACCCAGCCGGGGAAAGATGGGAGAGCGACCGAAACAGCACTCAGTTGGTACCACATCTGCTGCACAGGCACTTCCGGTGCAGACCCAAATCGTAAGCAACTGGGACGGAAGTGGGAAATCCACCTCCTTCCCAAGCTCCGCCCGCCAGAGTCGGTGGGACTTCACTTCCCAGAAAGCCTTGCGCGGGGGCGGAGGCGGCAGGGATGCGATGGCTGAATCTCTGCCCTGGAGGTGAGAGGAGGCCGCCCTCAGGCCTAGCTCGGGACAGGCCCCGCCCTCGGGGTCCCAGGCTGTGGAGAGCGGCTGTCAGACAGCTCGCCTGGGCCCCGCCCGTCTGGCGGAAACAACCAGCCCGGGAGATCCAAGGACCTGCTGGCTATGGGTAACGGCC harbors:
- the TMEM208 gene encoding transmembrane protein 208 isoform X1, with product MAPKGKVGTRGKKQIFEENKETLKFYLRIILGANAIYCLVTLVFFYSSASFWAWMALGFSLAVYGASYHSMSSMARAAFSEDGALMDGGMDLNMEQGMAEHLKDVILLTAIVQVLSCFSLYIWSFWLLAPGRALYLLWVNVLGPWFTADSGAPAPEHNEKRQRRQERRQMKRL
- the TMEM208 gene encoding transmembrane protein 208 isoform X3, with product MAAIYCLVTLVFFYSSASFWAWMALGFSLAVYGASYHSMSSMARAAFSEDGALMDGGMDLNMEQGMAEHLKDVILLTAIVQVLSCFSLYIWSFWLLAPGRALYLLWVNVLGPWFTADSGAPAPEHNEKRQRRQERRQMKRL
- the TMEM208 gene encoding transmembrane protein 208 isoform X2; the protein is MAPKGKVGTRGKKQIFEENKETLKFYLRIILGANMALGFSLAVYGASYHSMSSMARAAFSEDGALMDGGMDLNMEQGMAEHLKDVILLTAIVQVLSCFSLYIWSFWLLAPGRALYLLWVNVLGPWFTADSGAPAPEHNEKRQRRQERRQMKRL
- the TMEM208 gene encoding transmembrane protein 208 isoform X4 is translated as MAMALGFSLAVYGASYHSMSSMARAAFSEDGALMDGGMDLNMEQGMAEHLKDVILLTAIVQVLSCFSLYIWSFWLLAPGRALYLLWVNVLGPWFTADSGAPAPEHNEKRQRRQERRQMKRL